From Sphingopyxis sp. USTB-05, the proteins below share one genomic window:
- a CDS encoding FMN-binding negative transcriptional regulator: protein MTSLYSPRGAADIAQLVADYPLAWLVSRDFHASPLPLIAETDDSGAVVALFGHCSRRNPLVADFTADPRGLILFNGPAGYVPTNLLSKPDWAPTWNYAVLRFTVDIEFVEGETSDAIERLVEKLEDGAWSTASLGGRYETMLDQIIAFRAHVRSAEHSFKLGQDESPQGFGEIVAGHADRTLVEWMEGQART, encoded by the coding sequence ATGACAAGCCTCTACTCCCCGCGCGGCGCCGCCGACATCGCGCAGTTGGTCGCCGACTACCCGCTCGCCTGGCTCGTCTCGCGCGATTTCCACGCGAGCCCGCTGCCGCTGATTGCCGAGACTGACGACAGCGGCGCGGTCGTCGCGCTCTTCGGCCATTGCTCGCGCCGCAATCCGCTCGTCGCCGATTTTACCGCCGATCCGCGCGGGCTGATCCTCTTCAACGGGCCCGCCGGCTACGTGCCGACGAATTTGCTTTCGAAACCCGACTGGGCCCCGACCTGGAATTATGCGGTGCTGCGCTTCACCGTCGACATCGAGTTCGTCGAGGGCGAAACGAGCGATGCAATCGAGCGGCTCGTCGAAAAGCTGGAAGATGGCGCCTGGTCGACAGCGAGCCTTGGCGGGCGCTATGAGACGATGCTCGACCAGATCATCGCCTTTCGCGCTCACGTCCGTTCGGCGGAGCACAGCTTCAAGCTGGGTCAGGATGAAAGCCCGCAGGGCTTTGGTGAAATCGTCGCAGG